AACATGATTTCTCTGTACGTTTGGAAGATTTAGTTAATAAAACGATTGAAAGTCTTGAAAACTCCGGCATATTGAAGCGACCTGGTGCAGAGGTAAAACAGGACATTTTATCCTTTTTCGGTTTACGGTTGAAAAATATTTTGTCAGAGCGTTGTATTCGTTATGATATCGCAGATGCTGTACTTGAACAGGCAGGAGAACCAGTCAGTCTAGTTGTAAAAAAAGCAGCATTTTTACAGGCAAAACTACAAGATGAAAACTTCAAAGATACCGTGGAAGCGCTAAGCAGGATAACCAATATTTCTAAAAAAGAAAATAACAACGACAACAGCGTTAAGGTAAATTTACTAGAAGAAAATCAAGAAAAAGAATTATATGAAGCATATTTAAAGCTAAAACAAGAACTCCCGAATCAACTTGCAGCTGCAAAGGTAGAAGAAGCGTTTACTTTACTTGAAGAGATAAAACCAGTAATTCACCATTATTTTGATCATGTTATGGTAATGAGTGAAGATGAGGAAATAAAAGAAAATCGCCTTACACAAATGTCCAATTTGTCTTCTGAAATTCATCGTTTCGCAAACTTTCAGCACATTGTATTTTCCTCCTGATAAGTGTTATCGATAGTCATGCATTAGGACAGTAAGATATAATGGGGATTAGAAAAACTCGGCTTGCCGCCGAGCCCTATGGCGGAAGACGTAGTTTTACTTATACTTTGATCCTTTAATAAAGCTAAACTTTCCTAAAGTATTAGAAAAACTTGGCTTGCCGCCGAGTCCTATGGCGGAAGACGTAGTTTTACTTATACTTTGATCCTTTAATAAAGTTAAACTTTCCTAAAGTATAAAAAAGAGAGCTCTCCTGAGTTTTAGGAGACATATAGTGAATGCTCATCGAGGACGTTTATCGTAAGGAGAGAGTCTTAAGGCGGTGATGACAATCGAACTTACAGGGAGACAAGAAGAAATATTAGGTATTGTAAAAGATAGTGGGCCTATCACTGGGGAGCAAATTGCTGAGAGACTTTCTCTTACAAGAGCCACTCTCCGACCAGATTTGGCTATCTTGACGATGGCTGGATTTTTAGACGCCAGACCACGGGTGGGTTATTTTTATACAGGTAAAACAGGCTCACAGCTTTTAACGGAAAAAGTAAAAAAACTTACTGTTCAGGATTACCAATCTATACCTGTTGTTGTAAATGAATCGAGTTCTGTCTATGATGCTATTTGCACAATGTTTTTAGAAGATGTTGGAACATTGTTTGTCGTTAATAAAACAGCTTCTCTTATCGGGGTTTTATCAAGAAAAGATTTACTTCGTGCAAGCATTGGGAAACAAGACTTAGAGACGATGCCTGTTAGTATCATTATGACTAGAATGCCTAATATAACAGTGTGTGAAAAAGATGATCTCGTTATAGAAGTTGCAAACAAATTAATTGAAAAGCAAATTGATGCCTTACCTGTAATAAAGAAAGATGCGGATAATAATCTCGAAGTGATTGGAAGAGTTACAAAAACAAACATGACGAAAGTGCTTGTAGATTTATCACATGATCAGCTTCTATAAAAGCAAATGACCTGGAGGAGGAAGGGGATGGCGAACATGAACAGCCAACGTCCAATCGTTTATGTGGTATCGGATTCGGTTGGAGAAACCGCAGAATTAGTAGTGAAAGCTGCTGCTAGTCAATTTGGTGAGAAAGGAATGGAAATTCGCCGAATTCCTTACGTAGAAGATGAAAGTACCATTGATGAAGTTATAGACCTGGCCAAAGAGGTCAAAGCTATGATTGCTTATACTCTTGTAATACCCGAGAAAAATAAGTATCTTTTAGAGAAAGCAAAAGCAGCTGGAGTAGAAACGGTTGATATTATAGGTCCAATGCTTAATAAAATGGTGAGCGTTACAGGCCAGGAACCAAAATACGAACCAGGCCTGGTTTATCGATTGGATGAAGATTATTTTAGAAAAGTAGAGGCAATTGAATTTGCTGTCAAGTACGATGATGGAAGAGATACACGCGGGATTATTAGAGCAGATATAGTGCTCGTAGGAGTCTCAAGAACTTCAAAAACTCCATTATCTCAATACTTGGCACACAAACGTTTAAAAGTAGCAAATGTACCGCTTGTTCCAGAAGTAGAACCACCGGAAGAATTATTTAAAATATCACCTAAAAAATGTATAGGCCTGCGCATTAGTCCAGAAAAATTAAATGATATTAGAACGGAGCGGTTAAGAGCTCTCGGCTTAAAAGCAGAAGCGAATTATGCAAAATTAGACCGTATTAAAGAGGAACTAGAATACTCGGAAAAAGTCATGGAAAAAATCGGATGTACTGTTATTGACGTATCAAGTAAGGCTGTTGAAGAAACGGCAAATTTAATATCAAATATGTTTCAAAAAGGTTAGAGCTGCTCGATAAAAGAGCAGCTTTTTTCTACGATCCATTATCAACTACGTCACTATCTCCACCTAATTCATCATCAGAATCAAACAAAAAAATTAAGTTATATTAATGGTTTTTTATGAAAAAATAGTTTATAATGAAATATTGTGTGAAAAAATTGATTGATGAATGAATTCTGTAAAAACAAAATATCGAAGCGGAAGGATTTTGTTTAATGTTGTCGAATTAAGAGAAAGGAACGATCAGTTATAGTTATTTTCACGGATGCAGATGCATGCCCTGTCAAAGAGGAAATAGATACTTTAGCCAAAACATATCAGATGGAATCGTATTTTGTTTTCACTTTTGCACATGTTACTACAACAAATTATTATTCCCAAAGTGTCACTTTAGATGCGGAACCAGAAGCAGTAGACATTTATATATTAAATCATATTTATTCAAACGATGTCGTCATTACTCAAGACAATGGTCTAGCTGCTGTTGTACTCCAAAAAGGAGCAAATGCTATTTCACCGAGAGGACACCTTTATAATAATGGAGAAATTGATTATCTATTGATGAACAGATATGAGGGAATTCAAATGAAAAGGGGAAAAACCAAACCAAAAAGCACGCCTTCCTTTAAAAATGAAGACAGAAAAAGATTTGTTTGTGGACTTGAAAAGTTATTAACAAAAACTAGAGATTAAAGGTTTTGTCTACTAAAGAAAATAGGGGGATCAGCACATGGCACAGTATATACCAGATGAAACGGTTGCTGAAATCCGCCAATCCCTTGACATTGTAGAAATTATCAGCGAATACATTCAATTAAAAAAACAAGGAAAGCACTATATGGGACTGTGTCCCTTTCATGGGGAGAAAACACCCTCCTTTTCCGTTTCCCCCGATCGTCAGCTTTATCACTGCTTTGGCTGCGGGGCGGGTGGAAATGCGATTACTTTTGTCATGGAAATGGAGAAAGTTGGTTTTGTAGAAGCTTTAGGGAAACTTGGCTCTAAAGCTGGAATATCCGTGCCTGAAACCGGTTATTCTAAAGCAGGACAAGCTGGCTATTCTTCACATCATAAGAAAATAGAAGCTCATGAACTTTCAGCTAGATTTTATCATCATTTGCTAATGAATACCGAACAAGGCAAAGAAGCATATGATTATTTGCTTCATCGCGGATTTTCGCCTGAGATGATGGAACGTTTTCAATTAGGTTATTCTCCGGACCATTCAAATGTTTTAAAGGGTTTGCTAGAAAAAAGAAAATTTAATCTTCAAGAAATGGAAGAGGCGGGATTGCTTCTTCGACAAGAGTCTAATTGGGATTTAAAAGATAGGTTTCGAAATAGAATAATGTTTCCGATCCAAGATATACAAGGACATACTGTTGGTTTTGGGGGAAGAGTGCTTGGAGAAGGTGAACCAAAGTATTTAAACAGCCCTGAAACATCGATATTTAAAAAAAATGAAACACTTTATGGTATACATTTGGCAAGGCAGGAAATCCGAAAATCAAATACAGCAGTGTTATTTGAGGGGTATGCTGATGTAATAGCCGCCAGTAATGCAGGTATTACAAATGCAATTGCTGTATTAGGGACTTCCATGACAGAAAGACAAGCAAAAATTATACGCAGAAACACCGAACGTATTATTATTTGCTTTGATGGTGATAATGCGGGACAAGATGCTGCCAGAAGATCCGCTGAAATTCTTGAACAAGAAGGACTAATTGTGCAGGTGGCTCTTTTACCTGATAAGGAAGACCCGGATGACTATATCAAAGCTAACGGCGCAAAACGATTTAAATCCGAAGTAATAGAGGCAGCTGTTCCATTGATGGCATTTAAAATGCAGCTGTTAAAACGGAAGAAAAACCTCCAGGATGAAGGAGAAAAACTGCAGTATATAGAAGAAGTATTAAAAGAAGTGACGTATCTTTCAAAAGCAGTCGAACGGGATTTTTATTTAAGGCAGTTGGCTGACGAGTTTTCTTTATCGCTGGATGCTTTAAAACAAGAACAGTTTCACATTTATAAAGAATCGAAACGTTATTACAATGATAAAAGAAATGCTACTGCGTATGGCAGCCGGACCAAGCGATGGGGCCTGGATTCATATAAAAACCAGCAGCTTTTACCTGCTTTTCAAAATGCGGAAAGAATGCTGCTTGCCCATATGATGAAGGATAAATCAGTGTGTATGGAAGTTCAAGAAACAATAGGCGGGGACTTTAATGTTGAAGAACACATTGCAATTGCTGCCTATCTTTATGCTTATTATGCAGAGGGGAACAAGCCTGACCCGGGAAATTTTATTAATCAACTGCAAGATCCTGATTTAATTAAAAAAGCTTCTGAAATCGCAATGCTTGACATGAATAAGCACTTATCAGAAAATGAGTTGGTTGATTATATTCGTCAGATTAAGAATTACCCAAAATGGGTAGAAATAGAAGAAATAGAGCAAAAAATGAAAGAAGCTGAAAAGAAACAAGATATACAGTCAGCTGTTCAATTAGCCACAGAATTAGTTGACATGAAAAAAGCTTTAAAAAAATAAACTCGTTAAAGTAAGTCTAAAAATGATTTTACAGCAGACTTCGAGGGCGAAAGGATGACGTGCCCTTTTCCTTTAGAAGGTCAGAGAGTTCAAACTTTGTTTAGAATAGATTGTTATGTACAGATAAGATGTGGTGTGAAGAATGGAAGGAGGGGATCGAATGGCTGAGAAACCGATACGCCCATTGGCGGAAGGTGAAATGTCTATCGATCAAGTCAAAGAACAATTACTCGAGTCCGGAAAAAAACGCGGGGTTTTATCTTACGCGGAAATAACAGAAAAACTTGCTCCATACGATCAAGATTCAGACCAAATGGACGAGTTTTTTGAATACTTGGGAGAACAAGGTATTGATTTATTAAATGAAGGCGAAGAAGTTCCAAGTATGGAACAGGTTGAAAAAGAAGAAGAAGAGTTAGATCTTAATGATTTAAGTGTTCCGCCTGGAATTAAAATTAATGATCCCGTTCGCATGTATTTGAAAGAAATTGGCAGAGTTCCACTTTTATCTGCAGAAGAAGAAATTACCTACGCAAAGCAGATTGAAGAAGGAGATGAAGAAGCGAAACGCCGTTTGGCTGAAGCAAACCTTCGACTAGTTGTTTCCATTGCCAAAAGATATGTAGGCAGAGGAATGCTGTTTTTGGATTTAATACAAGAAGGAAATATGGGCCTTATTAAAGCAGTGGAGAAGTTTGATTATAATAAAGGTTATAAGTTCAGCACCTACGCTACTTGGTGGATTCGGCAAGCAATTACAAGAGCCATTGCTGACCAGGCTCGTACCATTCGTATACCAGTCCACATGGTAGAAACAATTAATAAATTGATTCGAGTACAAAGGCAGCTTCTGCAAGACTTAGGGCGTGAACCAACACCAGAAGAAGTATCAAAAGAAATGGATTTAACTCCTGATAAGGTAAGAGAGATTCTAAAGATAGCTCAAGAACCAGTCTCATTAGAAACACCTATAGGAGAAGAAGATGACTCCCACCTCGGTGACTTCATTGAAGACCAGGAAGCTTTAGCCCCTTCTGATGCTGCTGCTTATGAATTATTAAAGGAACAACTTGAAGACGTTCTTGATACACTTACAGATAGAGAAGAAAATGTGCTTCGACTTCGTTTTGGTCTAGATGATGGAAGAACTCGTACACTTGAGGAAGTTGGTAAAGTGTTCGGTGTTACAAGAGAACGAATTCGTCAAATTGAAGCAAAAGCCTTGCGTAAATTGCGTCACCCAAGCCGCAGTAAACGCTTAAAAGATTTTCTTGATTAAAAACATGAAGGAAGAAGGGATTGTCTCCAGAATAATAAATGGGGGCAATCCTTTTTAAACTTGTTTCTTTTTTGTTAATACGCACCTTTTTGGGAGTTTTATAATGACGGAAGAAAGAAAGAAAATAATTATTAAAGAAATAAAGTACTGGAAAAAAAATCATTTACTGCCAGAACATTATTGTAATTTTCTTCTAATGCTGTACTCAGAAGGTGAAGGACTAGAAAAAGAAACAACAAAACAATCTCCCCGTTTTTTATTGTTGATAAGTGCTTTGATATTAGGATTTAGTGCATTAGGATTAACATTTATTGTCATTTATTTTACGTCTTTATCGCTGCAAGTGCAAATGCTAATAAACATATTATCTTTTATATTTGTAGGAATTTTAGCCTTCTACATAAATAAAAAGGATGTTGTTTTGTTTCACATTATGATTTCCATAGGGGCTTTAATCATTTTTTTAGTAAGTACTTCGGCTGTGATGAAATTAGAAGAAAATTATTTATTCTTAACTGTTACCATTTTTATTAATTGTTTCATATGGTTATCAGCCGGCTTATATTGGAAGTTGTCTTATTTGAAATGGTCAGGCGCAATAGGTCTTATATTAGCAGCTACATATTATTTTGCCCACTGAATAACTTGTATAATTGAACAGGAAGTGACAAAAACTACAAAAGTCAGCTTTTTATCTTTTCTAATTAATTATAATAAAGTAAAATATAATAGGAATGCGGATTCATATCGCCACATTATAGGATACATAGGAAGAAGGGGGAAAGAGCGTGAAAAATAAACCGCTGATTCCATTCTTTTTAACAGCAGTTGCTGGTTTATTATTGATGCTTGGGTTATCCCTTGTCGGAGTAAACCAGCAAGCGGGTGACGAGAATGGAGAGGGAGAAGAACAAGATCCGGTAGAATACGGAGAAGAATTAGTTAATGAAAACTGTATTTCCTGTCACGGAGATAACCTTGAAGGACAGGGCGATTACCCTGCAATTAATAATGCAGGTGAGAACTATTCCGCAGAAGAAATAGCAGATATTGCGCAAAATGGTACTGGAGATATGCCAGGCGGTATTGCTAATGCGGAAGAAGGAGAAGCGATTGCAGAGTACTTAATGTCGCTTTCTGAAGAATAATGGAAGCAGGGGAGGGAGCGCTTTGTGCTTCCTCTTCTTTTTTTAGGCAGGAACAAACGAAGTGTACACAAAAAGAAGTTCCTTTTCTTTAGCCGACCTTCTTTTTCCAGGGAGCTTATTTTTTATTCATTCAATAAATCTTTATTAAGGAACAATAATCAGAGAGGAAAAAGAACATGAATGCAGAACACTTATCAAGACGATTATCTGTCATAGCCCAAGAAATTCCGTATCAGGCACGTATGGCAGATATAGGGACAGACCACGGGTATCTTCCTGTTTATTTAGTAAAACACGGAAAAGTAGAATGGGCATTAGCTTCAGACGTAAATGAAGCGCCGCTTAATTCCGCTGTAGAGAAAATAAAAAGAGAAGGCCTGGGAAAATATATTCAAACACGAGTCGGCCCAGGTTTAGCTGTTATTAAGAAAGAAGATAATATTGATACAGCGGTTATAGCTGGAATGGGAGGGTCGCTTATTTCCAGCATTTTAGAGGATGGAAAAAATTCATTAAAAAATATAAAGCGATTAGTACTACAGCCAAATGTAGGAGCTGCCCAAATACGAAAATGGATGATAAGAAATAATTGGCAAATTATCAATGAACATATTATAGAAGAAGATGAACATATTTATGAAATTTTAATCGCTGAACCTGGAGATCCTTATCTTCCTTATCAGCTTCTTGGGATAAGTGAAGAAGCAGGGCAATTATTTGGACCATATTTAATAAAAAAGCAGCCATCTGCTTTTATAAAAAAATGGAAACGGGAAAAAGAAAGCTGGCAGTATGTTTTACAAGAAATAGAAAAAGCCTCTGAAAGAGGAGCTGTACTTCCAAAAAAGAAAGAATTAATGAAAAAATTAAGCCTATTAGAGGAGGTTTTAAAAAATGAAACCAGCTAATGGACAAACGATTATTCAATTATTTGAAGAGTGGTCCCCAAAATCTTTAGCTGTAGAGGGAGACAAAGTTGGTTTAATGGTTGGAACCTTAAATAAGCCAGTACACAAAGTAATGATAGCTTTGGATGTACTTGAAGATGTCGTTGATGAAGCGATTGATAAAAAAGTAGATATGATTATAGCCCATCATCCATTGATTTTTAAACCTTTAAAACAAATTGATACTTCAAAAGGACAGGGTCCAATTATTGAAAAATGCATTAAACATGATATTACTGTATATGCTGCTCATACGAACTTGGACATTACAAATGAAGGCGTAAACGATATGATGGCAGAAGCATTAGGACTTCAAGAAACCAAAGTGCTAGTACCTACTCAAGAGGTGCCGTTGAAAAAGCTGGTTGCTTTCATTCCCGAAAGCCACGTTGAAGAAGTTCGACAGGCTTTAGGTGATGCAGGTGCAGGTTTTATAGGAGGATACAGCCATTGTACGTTTTCGTCTGAAGGGACAGGTACTTTTATTCCTGGAGAGGATACAAATCCATACTTAGGGGAAAGAGGGAAAATGGAGTTTGCCGCAGAAAAAAGAATGGAAACAGTAGTTCCTGAAACAATTCTCAAAAGGGTGCTTCGTGCTTTAGAAAAGGCTCACCCTTATGAGGAACCAGCATACGATATTTATCCACTTGATTTAGAAGGAGAAATTCTTGGTCTAGGGCGAATCGGAAAGTTAAAGACCCCTGTTTCTCTTGAGGACTTTGTAAACAAAGTGAAAAAGGCTTACGATGTGGAACATGTTCGGGCAGTTGGATCTCTTTCAGATACGGTGAAAACAGTAGCCGTGTTAGGCGGAGATGGCAACAAATATTGGTCTTATGCTAAGCGTCAAGGTGCTGATGTCTATATAACAGGCGATCTTTACTACCATGTTGCTCATGACGCCCAAATGGAAGGGTTAAATCTAATAGATCCAGGTCATAACGTTGAGAAAATAATGAAAGATGGAGTAAGGAATAAATTGGAAGGATTGCTCGGTACTAAAAAATATAGTACAGATATTATTGCTTCAAACGTGTCCACTGAACCGTTTACGTTTATATAAAAAAAGATTTGGCCTCTTTTAAGAGGTCAAATCTTTTTTTATTAGATAAAATGCCCTTTTTCAGGGCGCTTGCGCTTTTCTAAATAAACAACTTATTTTTTTGCTTTTACTTTAGGAAGAATTTTAGAGTTTTCTACTTTTTTCTCTATTTTCCAAGTGGAAGGATCGTTTTCATCGTATTGCTGTAAAAACTGAATAACTTCTTTTGTTATTGGAGTAGGTGTAGAAGCACCAGCAGTCACTGCAATTTTTTCAATTCCCTGCACCCATTCCAAATTTAGTTCAGATATATCTGCAATTCGATAAGCTGGGGTATCAGCGATTTTTTCTGATACCTGTGCCAGCCTATTAGAGTTGTTGCTTTTTGGATCTCCAACAACAAGCATTAAATCAGCCTCTTTTGCTTGTTCCGCTACTGCTTCTTGTCTTACTTGTGTTGCCATACAAATTTCATTATGAATTTCTGCGTTAGGATATCGGTTTAGTGCTTCATTCATAATATCAGAAACGTCCCATTGACTCATGGTAGTTTGATTGGTAATGATGATTTTTTCTGCGTCGATATTTAGATTCTTTACGTCTTCGATGGATTCAACGAGATGAACAATATCGGGAGCTACCCCCATGGCACCTTCAGGTTCAGGATGTCCTTTTTTTCCAATATAGATGACATTATATCCATCTGCTTTTTTATCACGAATAAGATCGTGAGTTCGAGTAACATCGGGACAGGTAGCATCAACTGTTGTTAGCCCTTTATCTTTAGCGAGCTTTCTAACTTCAGGAGAAACACCATGTGCTGTAAATATAACAGTGCCTTTATCAACTTCTTTTAATATTTCTAGACGGTTTGGCCCGTCCAAGGAAATAATACCTTCATCTTCAAATGCTTCTGTGACATGTTTATTATGAACGATCATTCCCAAAATATAAATAGGGCGAGGCAAATCCAGGTTGCTTGCGGCCTGCTTTGCCAGCACCATCGCATCAACGACACCGTAACAATAGCCCCGTGGGGAAATCTTAATAACTTCCATAACAGCCTCCTCTGAAACTGATTGCTTACATCGATTGCATTGTTGAAATGCTAGGGTAATTATACTATTTGTATTAGTAATTGTAAAAAGGTGTCCACATAAAAGATATTGATTCTATACTATATATAAAGTTTTGGAGGAGGAGCTTCTGAAAAATATGCTGTATCTTCAGCAGTTTCTTCGGAGAAAGGTTTTTCTGAATCATTTAAGTCATCCATTGATTCATTCATCGTACTTGTGCTATTGGAGTCTTCAGAAGTTTGGTTCGTGGACGAAAGCATACTCCAGAGTGCAGGTAGTTGTTTGACCAATGGATAGTATTGACGGACCATAGGAGTCACTGTCTGGGCCACATTAATCATCTTTTGAACGGAAGGTATTAATGTTGAAAAACCTCCAGGCTGAGCTGCAGCAGGAAACATAGATGAAGATGCTGGGCCAGAGTTAAAAACGCCCGGTAAAAACCTGCTCATTATCTGAACGGGACCGGTTTGTGGCGGCATAGGCGGCCCTCCCATATAAGGCGGGTGGGGTGGAAACAATTTAATCATCCTCTCATTTGTAAATATAGTTTTGGGGTGGTAGAACGTAAAAATCGAATGTTTAGCATCAATCAATGTGATTCTCCCATATGGCATATCGTATCTAAATGATAAACAAAGTTGTTCAGTGGAGTTTTTGAGCTGTGTTTTGACCAGGTTTATGATAAAATATGATAGCATCTGCCTAGATGTGCAAATTAAACAATGTGATATAGTTTGAGGATAGAACCTTTTGAAATAGAAGGCGGTGTAACGATGAGTGCATTTCAACGATTTGACTTGCCCCCATTTTTAATTAAATCTTTACAAGACCAAAACATTGAAAAACCAATGGAAATACAGGAACGTCTTATACCAGCAATCATAAATGGCCGTGATGTAATTGGACAATCACATACCGGATCAGGCAAAACGCTTGCTTTTTTGCTCCCTATCCTGACCAAAATACGTCCGGACCATAAATATATTCAAGCTGTAATTACTGCTCCTACACGAG
This DNA window, taken from Alteribacillus bidgolensis, encodes the following:
- a CDS encoding helix-turn-helix transcriptional regulator — protein: MTIELTGRQEEILGIVKDSGPITGEQIAERLSLTRATLRPDLAILTMAGFLDARPRVGYFYTGKTGSQLLTEKVKKLTVQDYQSIPVVVNESSSVYDAICTMFLEDVGTLFVVNKTASLIGVLSRKDLLRASIGKQDLETMPVSIIMTRMPNITVCEKDDLVIEVANKLIEKQIDALPVIKKDADNNLEVIGRVTKTNMTKVLVDLSHDQLL
- a CDS encoding pyruvate, water dikinase regulatory protein: MNSQRPIVYVVSDSVGETAELVVKAAASQFGEKGMEIRRIPYVEDESTIDEVIDLAKEVKAMIAYTLVIPEKNKYLLEKAKAAGVETVDIIGPMLNKMVSVTGQEPKYEPGLVYRLDEDYFRKVEAIEFAVKYDDGRDTRGIIRADIVLVGVSRTSKTPLSQYLAHKRLKVANVPLVPEVEPPEELFKISPKKCIGLRISPEKLNDIRTERLRALGLKAEANYAKLDRIKEELEYSEKVMEKIGCTVIDVSSKAVEETANLISNMFQKG
- a CDS encoding DUF188 domain-containing protein, with translation MDTLAKTYQMESYFVFTFAHVTTTNYYSQSVTLDAEPEAVDIYILNHIYSNDVVITQDNGLAAVVLQKGANAISPRGHLYNNGEIDYLLMNRYEGIQMKRGKTKPKSTPSFKNEDRKRFVCGLEKLLTKTRD
- the dnaG gene encoding DNA primase, translating into MAQYIPDETVAEIRQSLDIVEIISEYIQLKKQGKHYMGLCPFHGEKTPSFSVSPDRQLYHCFGCGAGGNAITFVMEMEKVGFVEALGKLGSKAGISVPETGYSKAGQAGYSSHHKKIEAHELSARFYHHLLMNTEQGKEAYDYLLHRGFSPEMMERFQLGYSPDHSNVLKGLLEKRKFNLQEMEEAGLLLRQESNWDLKDRFRNRIMFPIQDIQGHTVGFGGRVLGEGEPKYLNSPETSIFKKNETLYGIHLARQEIRKSNTAVLFEGYADVIAASNAGITNAIAVLGTSMTERQAKIIRRNTERIIICFDGDNAGQDAARRSAEILEQEGLIVQVALLPDKEDPDDYIKANGAKRFKSEVIEAAVPLMAFKMQLLKRKKNLQDEGEKLQYIEEVLKEVTYLSKAVERDFYLRQLADEFSLSLDALKQEQFHIYKESKRYYNDKRNATAYGSRTKRWGLDSYKNQQLLPAFQNAERMLLAHMMKDKSVCMEVQETIGGDFNVEEHIAIAAYLYAYYAEGNKPDPGNFINQLQDPDLIKKASEIAMLDMNKHLSENELVDYIRQIKNYPKWVEIEEIEQKMKEAEKKQDIQSAVQLATELVDMKKALKK
- the rpoD gene encoding RNA polymerase sigma factor RpoD, which gives rise to MAEKPIRPLAEGEMSIDQVKEQLLESGKKRGVLSYAEITEKLAPYDQDSDQMDEFFEYLGEQGIDLLNEGEEVPSMEQVEKEEEELDLNDLSVPPGIKINDPVRMYLKEIGRVPLLSAEEEITYAKQIEEGDEEAKRRLAEANLRLVVSIAKRYVGRGMLFLDLIQEGNMGLIKAVEKFDYNKGYKFSTYATWWIRQAITRAIADQARTIRIPVHMVETINKLIRVQRQLLQDLGREPTPEEVSKEMDLTPDKVREILKIAQEPVSLETPIGEEDDSHLGDFIEDQEALAPSDAAAYELLKEQLEDVLDTLTDREENVLRLRFGLDDGRTRTLEEVGKVFGVTRERIRQIEAKALRKLRHPSRSKRLKDFLD
- a CDS encoding c-type cytochrome, with protein sequence MKNKPLIPFFLTAVAGLLLMLGLSLVGVNQQAGDENGEGEEQDPVEYGEELVNENCISCHGDNLEGQGDYPAINNAGENYSAEEIADIAQNGTGDMPGGIANAEEGEAIAEYLMSLSEE
- a CDS encoding tRNA (adenine(22)-N(1))-methyltransferase: MNAEHLSRRLSVIAQEIPYQARMADIGTDHGYLPVYLVKHGKVEWALASDVNEAPLNSAVEKIKREGLGKYIQTRVGPGLAVIKKEDNIDTAVIAGMGGSLISSILEDGKNSLKNIKRLVLQPNVGAAQIRKWMIRNNWQIINEHIIEEDEHIYEILIAEPGDPYLPYQLLGISEEAGQLFGPYLIKKQPSAFIKKWKREKESWQYVLQEIEKASERGAVLPKKKELMKKLSLLEEVLKNETS
- a CDS encoding Nif3-like dinuclear metal center hexameric protein, with product MKPANGQTIIQLFEEWSPKSLAVEGDKVGLMVGTLNKPVHKVMIALDVLEDVVDEAIDKKVDMIIAHHPLIFKPLKQIDTSKGQGPIIEKCIKHDITVYAAHTNLDITNEGVNDMMAEALGLQETKVLVPTQEVPLKKLVAFIPESHVEEVRQALGDAGAGFIGGYSHCTFSSEGTGTFIPGEDTNPYLGERGKMEFAAEKRMETVVPETILKRVLRALEKAHPYEEPAYDIYPLDLEGEILGLGRIGKLKTPVSLEDFVNKVKKAYDVEHVRAVGSLSDTVKTVAVLGGDGNKYWSYAKRQGADVYITGDLYYHVAHDAQMEGLNLIDPGHNVEKIMKDGVRNKLEGLLGTKKYSTDIIASNVSTEPFTFI
- a CDS encoding 4-hydroxy-3-methylbut-2-enyl diphosphate reductase, which encodes MEVIKISPRGYCYGVVDAMVLAKQAASNLDLPRPIYILGMIVHNKHVTEAFEDEGIISLDGPNRLEILKEVDKGTVIFTAHGVSPEVRKLAKDKGLTTVDATCPDVTRTHDLIRDKKADGYNVIYIGKKGHPEPEGAMGVAPDIVHLVESIEDVKNLNIDAEKIIITNQTTMSQWDVSDIMNEALNRYPNAEIHNEICMATQVRQEAVAEQAKEADLMLVVGDPKSNNSNRLAQVSEKIADTPAYRIADISELNLEWVQGIEKIAVTAGASTPTPITKEVIQFLQQYDENDPSTWKIEKKVENSKILPKVKAKK
- the vrrA gene encoding VrrA/YqfQ family protein, with product MPPQTGPVQIMSRFLPGVFNSGPASSSMFPAAAQPGGFSTLIPSVQKMINVAQTVTPMVRQYYPLVKQLPALWSMLSSTNQTSEDSNSTSTMNESMDDLNDSEKPFSEETAEDTAYFSEAPPPKLYI